Proteins from one Zavarzinia compransoris genomic window:
- a CDS encoding TRAP transporter large permease: MSYELIALMMFSGMMLLLLTGQRVFAVIGFVGAASALLLWGDGSAELSFASAMKLMKWYPMLTLPLFVFMGYMLAESRIADDLYKMFHVWMGPVRGGLALGTVMLMVVISAINGLSVAGMAVGATIALPELLRRNADKVMVTGVIQAGSTLGILLPPSVVLVLYGMIARQPVGHLWMAGVFPGLLMAVIFGLYIVIRCWLQPNLCPPLTKEERASYTWGDKFALLRAGLIPLVIFVTMTGLFLTGVTSLVESSAVGALSSIVAVVVRGRFTWKILHETVKKTLGISCMFMWILLAALCFGAVFDGLGAVKSIEHLFVGELGMDRWVILIMMQVTFLILGAFLDDTAMLVIVAPLFIPLAGSLGFDLVWYGVLYTITCQVAYLTPPFGYNLFLMRSMAPPEITLPDIYRSVVPFVGLMVLTLIIIGVFPEIATWLPHYYYGN; the protein is encoded by the coding sequence GTGAGCTATGAACTCATCGCCCTCATGATGTTCAGCGGCATGATGCTGCTGCTGCTCACCGGCCAGCGGGTCTTCGCGGTCATCGGTTTCGTGGGGGCGGCGTCGGCCCTGCTGCTCTGGGGCGACGGTTCGGCCGAACTGTCCTTCGCCTCGGCCATGAAGCTGATGAAGTGGTATCCCATGCTGACGCTGCCGCTCTTCGTCTTCATGGGGTACATGCTGGCGGAAAGCCGGATCGCCGACGATCTCTACAAGATGTTCCATGTCTGGATGGGGCCGGTGCGGGGCGGGCTGGCGCTGGGCACGGTCATGCTGATGGTGGTGATCTCGGCCATCAACGGCCTTTCCGTCGCCGGCATGGCGGTGGGGGCGACCATCGCCCTGCCGGAACTGCTGCGCCGCAACGCCGACAAGGTCATGGTCACCGGCGTGATCCAGGCAGGCTCGACCCTCGGGATCCTGCTGCCGCCCAGCGTCGTCCTCGTGCTCTACGGCATGATCGCGCGCCAGCCGGTCGGCCACCTGTGGATGGCCGGCGTCTTTCCCGGCCTGCTGATGGCGGTCATCTTCGGCCTCTATATCGTCATCCGCTGCTGGCTTCAGCCGAACCTCTGCCCGCCGCTGACCAAGGAGGAGCGGGCGAGCTATACCTGGGGCGACAAATTCGCCCTGCTGCGGGCGGGGCTGATCCCGCTGGTGATCTTCGTCACCATGACCGGCCTGTTCCTGACCGGGGTCACCAGCCTCGTTGAAAGCTCGGCGGTCGGGGCGCTGTCGTCGATCGTCGCCGTCGTCGTCCGCGGCCGCTTCACCTGGAAGATCCTGCACGAGACGGTGAAGAAGACGCTGGGCATCTCCTGCATGTTCATGTGGATCCTGCTGGCGGCGCTCTGCTTCGGCGCGGTCTTCGACGGGCTGGGCGCGGTCAAGTCGATCGAGCATCTGTTCGTCGGCGAACTGGGCATGGATCGCTGGGTGATCCTGATCATGATGCAGGTCACCTTCCTGATCCTGGGCGCCTTCCTCGACGATACCGCCATGCTGGTGATCGTGGCGCCGCTGTTCATCCCGCTGGCCGGCAGCCTCGGCTTCGATCTGGTCTGGTACGGCGTGCTCTATACGATCACCTGCCAGGTCGCCTATCTGACGCCGCCCTTCGGCTACAACCTGTTCCTGATGCGCTCTATGGCGCCGCCCGAGATTACGCTGCCCGACATCTACCGCTCCGTGGTGCCCTTCGTCGGCCTGATGGTGCTGACCCTGATCATCATCGGTGTCTTTCCCGAAATCGCCACGTGGCTGCCCCACTACTACTACGGCAATTGA
- a CDS encoding type I secretion system permease/ATPase encodes MTEQLEARDRPWREHWFWGAFWRSRGIYGQVVLAAAVTNVFALSTSLFSMTVYDRVIPNDAMESLAALAIGMGVIVFFDLAIKLIRAYFIDIASRRADLDIGEKVFEQVLRMPLAARRGASGAFASTMREFETLREFFTSATLVAIVDLPFILLFLLVIYMIGGWLVLVPALSVPLVLLAALASQPALSRLSRLGLKSARTRQAVLVETLAGIETVKAVGAGAEMAGRWRAGIAHGAEIGQQSRFWSQLAVNAAAFAQQAVQVGIVIHGVFLIKDGLLSMGALIACSILAGRALAPLAQLANVLARAHHAAASFKVLSEIMAAPVEMRAGQGALTKSRFNGAIEFRNVIFRYPGKPYRALDDVSFRIEPGERVALLGRVGSGKSTLARLILGLYTPEDGTVTIDGTEVRQWDPDHLRRSVGVVLQDVCLFSGTIRHNVTVGLDDVDDDRLLAAAEASGLHDMIGHLPQGYDLEIEERGEGLSGGQRQAIALTRALVRDPAIYVMDEPTSAMDVRTEAQFIERMKPLVEGRTLVLVTHRTAMLDLVDKVIVLDRGKVVAAGPRDRVLAALSPKGPRPAAEAVA; translated from the coding sequence ATGACCGAACAGCTGGAGGCGCGCGACCGCCCGTGGCGCGAGCATTGGTTCTGGGGTGCGTTCTGGCGCAGCCGCGGCATCTATGGCCAGGTGGTGCTGGCGGCGGCGGTGACCAATGTCTTCGCCCTGTCGACCTCGCTGTTCTCGATGACGGTCTATGACCGCGTGATCCCCAATGATGCGATGGAAAGCCTGGCGGCCCTCGCCATCGGCATGGGCGTCATCGTCTTCTTCGATCTCGCGATCAAGCTGATCCGCGCCTATTTCATCGATATCGCCAGCCGGCGGGCCGATCTCGATATCGGCGAGAAAGTCTTCGAGCAGGTCCTGCGCATGCCGCTGGCGGCGCGGCGCGGGGCTTCCGGCGCCTTCGCCTCGACCATGCGGGAATTCGAGACGCTGCGGGAATTCTTCACCTCCGCCACCCTGGTTGCCATCGTCGACCTGCCGTTCATCCTGCTGTTCCTGCTGGTCATCTATATGATCGGCGGCTGGCTGGTGCTGGTGCCGGCGCTGTCGGTGCCGCTGGTCCTGCTCGCGGCGCTGGCGTCCCAGCCGGCGCTGTCGCGGCTGTCGCGCCTCGGGCTGAAGAGTGCGCGCACCCGCCAGGCCGTGCTGGTCGAGACCCTGGCCGGGATCGAAACGGTGAAGGCGGTGGGCGCCGGGGCGGAGATGGCCGGGCGCTGGCGCGCCGGCATCGCCCATGGCGCCGAAATCGGCCAGCAGTCGCGCTTCTGGTCGCAGCTGGCGGTCAATGCCGCCGCCTTCGCCCAGCAGGCGGTGCAGGTCGGCATCGTCATTCACGGCGTCTTCCTGATCAAGGACGGGCTCTTGTCCATGGGCGCGCTGATCGCCTGCTCGATCCTGGCCGGGCGGGCGCTGGCGCCCCTGGCGCAGCTGGCCAACGTCCTGGCGCGGGCCCATCATGCCGCCGCCTCGTTCAAGGTCCTGTCCGAGATCATGGCCGCGCCGGTGGAGATGCGGGCGGGGCAGGGGGCCCTGACCAAGAGCCGCTTCAACGGCGCGATCGAATTCCGCAACGTGATCTTCCGCTATCCGGGCAAACCTTATCGCGCGCTGGACGACGTATCCTTCCGCATCGAGCCGGGCGAGCGGGTCGCCCTGCTGGGCCGGGTCGGCTCGGGCAAGAGCACGCTGGCGCGCCTGATCCTCGGCCTCTACACGCCTGAGGACGGCACGGTCACCATCGACGGCACCGAAGTCCGGCAATGGGATCCGGATCATCTCCGCCGTTCGGTCGGCGTCGTCTTGCAGGATGTCTGCCTGTTCTCGGGCACGATCCGCCACAATGTGACGGTCGGCCTCGACGATGTCGACGACGACCGCCTGCTCGCCGCCGCCGAGGCCTCGGGCCTGCACGACATGATCGGCCACCTGCCGCAGGGTTACGACCTCGAGATCGAGGAGCGGGGCGAGGGCCTGTCCGGCGGCCAGCGCCAGGCGATCGCGCTCACCCGTGCCCTGGTGCGCGATCCCGCCATCTATGTGATGGACGAGCCGACCAGCGCCATGGACGTCCGCACCGAGGCGCAGTTCATCGAACGCATGAAACCCCTGGTCGAGGGCCGCACCCTGGTCCTCGTCACCCACCGGACGGCGATGCTCGACCTCGTCGACAAGGTGATCGTGCTCGACCGGGGCAAGGTGGTGGCGGCCGGCCCGCGCGACCGGGTACTGGCGGCGCTGAGCCCGAAGGGCCCGCGCCCGGCGGCGGAGGCGGTAGCATGA
- a CDS encoding TRAP transporter small permease subunit, producing the protein MPGFIKAYVRFMDRISFWTGLFAMYLVFALLGILLLASFMKVFFLPLNWTVEMAQFVMASYYLLGGAWTLREGEHVRMDLVYGGWPVRRQAKVDLFTNLAMIAFLVLLLYGGVSSTVYAIEYGERSFSPWRPYMWPVKVVLTFGILLTLLQAIAIFFKDWAAARGETLP; encoded by the coding sequence ATGCCGGGTTTCATCAAGGCTTACGTCCGCTTCATGGACCGCATCAGTTTCTGGACCGGCCTCTTTGCCATGTATCTGGTCTTTGCCCTGCTGGGCATCCTGCTGCTCGCCTCCTTCATGAAGGTGTTCTTCCTGCCCCTGAACTGGACCGTCGAGATGGCCCAGTTCGTCATGGCGTCCTATTACCTGCTGGGCGGGGCCTGGACCTTGCGGGAAGGGGAACATGTGCGCATGGACCTCGTCTACGGCGGCTGGCCGGTGAGGCGGCAGGCCAAGGTCGACCTCTTCACCAATCTGGCCATGATCGCCTTCCTCGTCCTGCTGCTTTACGGCGGTGTTTCCAGCACGGTCTATGCGATCGAATACGGCGAGCGCAGTTTCTCGCCCTGGCGGCCCTATATGTGGCCGGTCAAGGTGGTGCTGACCTTCGGCATCCTGCTCACCCTGTTGCAGGCGATCGCGATCTTCTTCAAGGACTGGGCCGCGGCCCGGGGGGAGACCCTGCCGTGA
- a CDS encoding HlyD family type I secretion periplasmic adaptor subunit gives MTMAPIERPEDIKPAISASLLVGIVALFLVVFVLWAGFAELDKVTRGDGRVIPSRQVQVVQNLEGGIVKEILVRQGDRVKAGDVLLRMDGVAFDAEFRKTREEYLSLAARFVRLEAEADLRQPVFPDDLLRDAPDYVAAERALAAGRRNDLDVRLSILSSRLDQRRQALAEATSALANAEKAMALARAEHEIIEPLVSRGLQPRVELVRADQRLTAATGERDLSRLAMERSAQAITETEREIESTGLQFKAEALEALTEVKRQRDLLERAMPAMEDRVERTEVRSPLGGIVNRVLVHTIGGVAQPGMPLVEVVPLDDTLLIEARIRPEDIAFLAPGLDARVKLTAYDFAVYGALPATVEHISADAVTDEKGERFYIAQVRTTRPSLGRKGGTEELPILPGMVAQVDILTGKRSVLDYILTPIVRVRDTAFRES, from the coding sequence ATGACCATGGCCCCGATCGAACGGCCGGAAGACATCAAGCCGGCCATTTCCGCCAGCCTGCTGGTCGGCATCGTCGCCCTGTTCCTGGTCGTCTTCGTGCTCTGGGCCGGCTTTGCCGAACTCGACAAGGTGACCCGGGGCGACGGCCGGGTGATCCCGTCGCGCCAGGTCCAGGTGGTGCAGAACCTCGAGGGCGGCATCGTCAAGGAAATCCTGGTGCGCCAGGGCGACCGGGTGAAGGCGGGCGACGTCCTGCTGCGCATGGACGGCGTCGCCTTCGACGCCGAATTCCGCAAGACGCGGGAGGAATATCTGTCGCTCGCCGCCCGCTTCGTCCGCCTGGAGGCGGAGGCCGACCTGCGCCAGCCCGTGTTCCCGGACGATCTGCTGCGCGATGCGCCCGATTACGTCGCGGCCGAGCGGGCGCTGGCCGCCGGGCGGCGCAACGACCTCGACGTCCGCCTGTCGATCCTGTCGTCCCGCCTCGACCAGCGCCGGCAGGCGCTGGCGGAGGCGACCTCGGCGCTGGCCAATGCGGAAAAGGCCATGGCGCTGGCCCGGGCCGAGCATGAGATCATCGAGCCCCTGGTGTCGCGCGGCTTGCAGCCCCGGGTCGAGCTGGTGCGCGCCGACCAGCGCCTGACCGCCGCGACCGGCGAGCGCGACCTCTCCCGTCTCGCCATGGAGCGGAGCGCCCAGGCGATCACCGAGACCGAGCGCGAGATCGAGAGCACCGGCCTGCAATTCAAGGCGGAGGCGCTGGAAGCCCTGACCGAGGTGAAGCGCCAGCGCGACCTGCTGGAACGGGCCATGCCGGCGATGGAGGACCGGGTGGAGCGGACCGAGGTGCGTTCCCCCCTCGGCGGGATCGTGAACCGGGTCCTGGTCCATACCATCGGCGGCGTCGCCCAGCCGGGCATGCCCCTGGTCGAGGTCGTGCCGCTGGACGACACGCTGCTGATCGAGGCCCGCATCCGCCCGGAAGACATCGCCTTCCTGGCACCGGGGCTGGACGCGCGGGTCAAGCTGACGGCCTATGATTTCGCCGTCTACGGCGCCCTGCCGGCGACGGTGGAGCATATCAGCGCCGATGCCGTGACCGACGAGAAGGGCGAGCGCTTCTATATCGCCCAGGTCCGCACCACCCGCCCCAGCCTGGGCCGGAAGGGCGGGACGGAAGAATTGCCGATCCTGCCCGGCATGGTCGCCCAGGTCGATATCCTGACCGGCAAGCGCAGCGTGCTCGACTATATCCTGACCCCGATCGTCCGGGTGCGGGACACGGCATTCCGCGAAAGCTGA
- a CDS encoding SDR family NAD(P)-dependent oxidoreductase produces MAGRLAGKIALISGGATGMGGAAAVLFAAEGAKVAIVDRNEAAAEATAAQIAAAGGEAAVFPADVSDEGAVAAAVDAATARFGAITTLFNHAGSIVIKPFLETTLAEWEWLHAVNVRSMFLMTRAVLPGMIAAGGGSIVCTSSISAVAATPMEVLYDTTKGACHMFARAIAVEFRDRNIRCNAVCPGFIRTPHGLREVELLQSYGVDVSEAALAAQQGRIGEPEEVAKAALFLASDEASFVNGAQLFVDNGFTAI; encoded by the coding sequence ATGGCCGGCAGGCTGGCAGGCAAGATCGCACTGATTTCGGGCGGGGCCACGGGCATGGGCGGGGCGGCAGCCGTGCTGTTCGCCGCCGAGGGGGCGAAGGTCGCCATCGTCGACCGCAATGAGGCGGCGGCGGAGGCGACGGCGGCGCAGATCGCGGCCGCGGGCGGCGAGGCGGCGGTCTTTCCCGCCGATGTTTCCGACGAGGGCGCGGTGGCGGCCGCGGTCGATGCCGCCACGGCGCGCTTCGGCGCGATCACCACCCTGTTCAATCACGCCGGCTCGATCGTCATCAAGCCCTTCCTCGAGACGACGCTGGCCGAATGGGAATGGCTGCATGCGGTCAACGTCCGCTCCATGTTCCTGATGACCCGCGCGGTGCTGCCGGGGATGATCGCGGCCGGCGGCGGCTCGATCGTCTGCACCTCGTCCATCTCGGCGGTGGCGGCGACGCCGATGGAAGTGCTCTACGACACCACCAAGGGCGCCTGCCACATGTTCGCCCGCGCCATCGCGGTCGAATTCCGCGACCGCAACATCCGCTGTAACGCCGTCTGTCCCGGCTTCATCCGCACGCCCCACGGCCTGCGCGAGGTCGAGCTGCTGCAATCCTACGGCGTCGACGTCTCGGAAGCCGCGCTCGCCGCCCAGCAGGGCCGCATCGGCGAGCCGGAGGAGGTGGCGAAGGCCGCCCTCTTCCTCGCCAGCGACGAGGCGAGTTTCGTCAACGGCGCCCAGCTCTTCGTCGACAACGGCTTCACCGCGATCTGA
- a CDS encoding TRAP transporter substrate-binding protein, with amino-acid sequence MKKTNRRDFLKKAGIATAAAAGTATIGAPYVKAAEPIKWRFQTYAGSVLGQHVTKPAIDAFNKAAKGEMVIELYYADQLVPTGELFRALQSGTIDAVHSDDDSMAAPVEVATFGGYFPFATKHALDVPTLFTQYGLADIWRDAYKKAEGVVWLSAAGQDPCNFNTKKPIRSVKDLEGLRLYTFPTAGRFLAQFGVVPVSLPYEDVQVAAQTGEIDGMSWSGITEDYTVGWADVTKYFLTNNISGAWIGSWFVNEKRWAELPEHLKELYLACVKAGHQYRDQWYWGGEAKLRATGTKLELTTVPAAEWAVLEEAAKKFWDEVAAESEIKAKVVSIFKEYNATIGKAGGLYSCG; translated from the coding sequence ATGAAGAAGACCAACAGGCGTGATTTCCTGAAGAAGGCCGGCATCGCCACGGCCGCCGCCGCGGGCACCGCCACCATCGGCGCGCCCTATGTCAAGGCGGCGGAACCGATCAAGTGGCGGTTCCAGACCTATGCCGGCTCGGTTCTCGGCCAGCATGTGACCAAGCCCGCCATCGACGCCTTCAACAAGGCCGCCAAGGGCGAGATGGTGATCGAGCTTTACTACGCCGACCAATTGGTGCCGACCGGGGAATTGTTCCGCGCCCTGCAATCCGGGACCATCGACGCCGTCCATTCCGACGACGATTCCATGGCCGCGCCGGTCGAAGTGGCGACCTTCGGCGGCTATTTCCCCTTCGCGACCAAGCATGCCCTGGACGTGCCGACCCTGTTCACCCAATACGGTCTGGCCGATATCTGGCGCGACGCCTACAAGAAGGCGGAGGGCGTGGTCTGGCTCTCGGCCGCCGGCCAGGACCCCTGTAATTTCAACACCAAGAAGCCGATCCGCTCGGTGAAGGACCTGGAGGGCCTGCGCCTCTATACCTTCCCGACCGCGGGCCGTTTCCTCGCCCAGTTCGGCGTGGTGCCGGTCTCCCTGCCCTATGAGGACGTGCAGGTCGCGGCCCAGACCGGCGAGATCGACGGCATGTCCTGGTCCGGGATCACCGAGGATTACACCGTGGGCTGGGCCGATGTAACCAAATACTTCCTGACCAACAATATCTCGGGCGCCTGGATCGGCTCCTGGTTCGTCAACGAGAAGCGCTGGGCGGAATTGCCCGAGCACCTGAAGGAACTCTATCTCGCCTGCGTGAAAGCCGGTCACCAGTACCGCGACCAATGGTATTGGGGCGGCGAGGCCAAGCTGCGCGCCACCGGCACCAAGCTGGAACTCACCACCGTGCCCGCCGCCGAATGGGCCGTCCTCGAAGAGGCGGCCAAGAAATTCTGGGACGAAGTGGCGGCCGAAAGCGAGATCAAGGCCAAGGTGGTTTCGATCTTCAAGGAATACAACGCGACCATCGGCAAGGCCGGCGGTCTCTATTCCTGCGGCTGA
- a CDS encoding monovalent cation:proton antiporter-2 (CPA2) family protein: MAVEGAGSNLAPIVVLLGAGVVAVPLFRRLGLGSVLGYFTAGLAIGPFGFAFFSDPAAILHVAELGVVLFLFIVGLEMRPAKLWGLRREIFGLGVAQVVACGALLTGVGVLLGYAPVVAFIGGAGFVLSSTAVVMQVLNERGETATPAGQQAVSILLLEDLAIVPLLAVVSLLAPAGDAAAGDERWLGVVVALGALAVLVAAGRWLLNPLFAVLAGARAREVMTAAALLVVLGSALLMEKSGLSMALGAFLAGVLLSGSSFRHQLEVDIEPFKGLLLGLFFLAVGMSLDVGVVLAEWRVTLALVAAFMAAKGLGIYIVARVFGASNRTAITRLSQFAQGGEFAFVLYAAALAAGLMGARDGAVMSAAIILSMALTPILILAVDRANRAPQDAGDDLDRAEDLHGKVLMIGFGRFGQVASQVLLARGIEVSLIDNDPNRIREAGRFGVKVYYGDGTRLDVLHASGAGEAAAILVCIDDRAAATHIVDIVRAEFPLAKLLVRSYDRRHSIQLIRKGVDFEVRETFESALAFGSAALKSLGEEGEDCAQLKAEIRRRDAERLAQQVLEDGQIGSGRAAGPVPEPLTRPRKGA, translated from the coding sequence ATGGCTGTCGAAGGCGCGGGGAGCAATCTGGCCCCGATCGTGGTGTTGCTGGGGGCGGGGGTGGTCGCGGTGCCGCTGTTCAGGCGCCTCGGGCTCGGCTCCGTGCTCGGCTATTTCACCGCGGGCCTCGCCATCGGGCCGTTCGGCTTCGCCTTTTTCTCCGATCCCGCTGCGATCCTTCATGTCGCCGAACTGGGCGTGGTGCTGTTCCTGTTCATCGTCGGGCTGGAGATGCGGCCGGCCAAGCTGTGGGGCCTGCGGCGCGAGATCTTCGGCCTCGGCGTTGCCCAGGTCGTCGCCTGCGGCGCCCTGCTCACCGGGGTCGGCGTGCTGCTCGGCTATGCGCCGGTGGTCGCCTTCATCGGCGGGGCGGGCTTCGTGCTGTCGTCGACCGCCGTCGTCATGCAGGTGCTGAACGAGCGGGGCGAAACCGCGACGCCGGCCGGCCAGCAGGCGGTCTCGATCCTGCTGCTCGAAGATCTCGCCATTGTGCCCCTGCTGGCCGTGGTCTCCCTGCTGGCGCCGGCGGGCGATGCGGCGGCGGGGGACGAGCGCTGGCTCGGCGTCGTCGTCGCACTCGGGGCGCTGGCGGTGCTGGTCGCCGCCGGGCGCTGGCTGCTCAATCCGCTGTTCGCGGTCCTGGCCGGGGCGCGGGCGCGGGAAGTGATGACGGCCGCCGCCCTGCTGGTGGTCCTCGGTTCGGCCCTGCTGATGGAAAAGAGCGGGCTGTCCATGGCGCTCGGGGCTTTTCTCGCCGGCGTGCTGCTGTCGGGGTCGAGCTTCCGCCACCAGTTGGAGGTCGATATCGAACCTTTCAAGGGGCTGCTGCTCGGGCTGTTCTTCCTGGCCGTCGGCATGTCGCTGGATGTCGGGGTGGTGCTGGCGGAATGGCGGGTGACGCTGGCCCTGGTCGCGGCCTTCATGGCGGCGAAGGGGCTCGGCATCTATATCGTCGCCCGGGTCTTCGGGGCGTCGAACCGGACCGCGATCACCCGCCTGTCGCAATTCGCCCAAGGGGGGGAATTCGCCTTCGTCCTCTATGCCGCTGCCCTGGCCGCCGGCCTCATGGGCGCAAGGGACGGGGCGGTGATGTCGGCCGCCATCATCCTGTCCATGGCCCTGACCCCGATCCTGATCCTGGCCGTCGACCGGGCCAACCGGGCGCCGCAGGATGCGGGCGACGATCTCGACCGGGCGGAGGACCTGCACGGCAAGGTCCTGATGATCGGCTTCGGCCGCTTCGGCCAGGTGGCGTCGCAAGTGCTGCTCGCCCGCGGGATCGAGGTTTCCCTGATCGACAACGACCCCAACCGCATCCGCGAGGCCGGCCGGTTCGGCGTGAAAGTCTATTACGGCGACGGCACCAGGCTCGACGTCCTGCACGCCTCGGGCGCGGGGGAGGCGGCGGCGATCCTGGTCTGCATCGACGACCGGGCGGCAGCGACCCATATCGTCGATATCGTCCGGGCCGAATTCCCGCTGGCGAAACTGCTCGTGCGCTCCTACGACCGGCGCCACTCGATCCAGCTGATCCGCAAGGGCGTGGATTTCGAGGTGCGCGAGACGTTCGAATCCGCGCTCGCCTTCGGCAGCGCCGCCCTGAAGTCGCTGGGCGAGGAGGGCGAGGACTGCGCCCAACTGAAGGCCGAGATCCGCCGGCGCGACGCCGAGCGCCTGGCCCAGCAGGTGCTGGAGGACGGTCAGATCGGCAGCGGCCGCGCCGCCGGCCCGGTGCCCGAGCCGCTGACCCGGCCGCGCAAGGGGGCGTGA
- a CDS encoding helix-turn-helix transcriptional regulator yields the protein MQIGDWHARTPDLVSMIGREGFPASLDRALATVAPFDISCVFAYPGQDRPLLLHDGLNGVSPAAIMDNYLNGTYLLDAVYAACRRRVAPGLYRLRDLAPDAFFDGDYFKSPAVHPCISMETGTLAEEIVFIAPLAGDLSLAYSLMRQHGNAPFAAAEMERLRAAAPMVGALMARHWHHLAARHSEGQRTATVEAAFRSFRQDRLTPREQTVVSLILRGHSSLSIARTLEIAEGTVKIHRKHIHAKLGISSQTELFNLFIEHLMGQGGDHAPLRGRVSGSGTGPAARPLPI from the coding sequence TTGCAGATCGGCGACTGGCACGCGCGCACCCCCGACCTCGTGTCGATGATCGGCCGGGAGGGGTTTCCAGCGTCCCTCGACCGTGCCCTGGCGACCGTCGCCCCTTTCGACATCAGCTGCGTCTTCGCCTATCCGGGGCAGGATCGGCCGCTTCTGCTGCATGACGGGCTGAACGGCGTGTCGCCGGCCGCGATCATGGACAATTACCTGAACGGCACCTATCTGCTCGACGCGGTCTATGCCGCCTGCCGGCGCCGCGTGGCCCCGGGCCTCTACCGCCTGCGCGACCTGGCACCCGACGCCTTCTTCGACGGCGACTATTTCAAGTCACCGGCGGTCCATCCCTGCATCTCGATGGAGACCGGCACGCTGGCGGAGGAAATCGTCTTCATCGCGCCGCTGGCCGGCGATCTGAGCCTTGCCTATTCGCTGATGCGCCAGCACGGCAATGCCCCCTTCGCGGCGGCGGAGATGGAGCGCCTGCGCGCGGCGGCGCCCATGGTCGGCGCGCTGATGGCCCGGCACTGGCACCACCTTGCCGCCCGCCACAGCGAGGGCCAGCGCACGGCAACCGTCGAGGCGGCGTTCCGCAGCTTCCGCCAGGACCGGCTGACGCCCCGGGAACAGACCGTCGTCAGCCTGATCCTGCGCGGCCATTCCAGCCTGTCCATCGCCCGGACGCTGGAAATCGCCGAAGGCACGGTGAAGATCCACCGCAAGCATATTCACGCCAAGCTCGGCATCTCCAGCCAGACCGAATTGTTCAACCTGTTCATCGAGCACCTGATGGGCCAGGGCGGCGATCACGCCCCCTTGCGCGGCCGGGTCAGCGGCTCGGGCACCGGGCCGGCGGCGCGGCCGCTGCCGATCTGA